The following proteins come from a genomic window of Dinoroseobacter shibae DFL 12 = DSM 16493:
- a CDS encoding glucan biosynthesis protein, whose protein sequence is MRRRTFLAGATCLATLPRLAPAQSVPTLLDAARALAAQPFARDTAPLPPPFAGLSYDAYRGIRPIPGRAALLPHGPDFAVDLLPPGLFFPDPVRIDLDRGDGPQEVTLTPDLFDFAPRYFDTIPATAPGAGFSGLRLRHPLNTPDVLDEVLVVQGASYFRAIGQAMVYGLSARAVALGTGGAGPEEFPRFTHLRLHPARDGTVRLEAVIDSPSLAGHLDMVLRPGEDTVCDVAVTLLPRREIADIGIAPLTSMYLKGPLRAAVSDDFRPRVHDSDVLRIENGAGETLWRPIANPARLETSAFLDDGPVSFGLFQSRRRFTDFEDTEARYHDRPAAVVRPSGDWGRGAVMLVEIPTSDEFMDNIVAFWRPEAPLTAGSEHRFAYSLTWTRAAPGTGLPHAIAQSRSGREHDRPGTRRYVIDIAGDATGLAPEITGPEAVAITGVSLFALPEGRGSRLTFLLIPGEARAADLRVTLGVNGAPVWLHRWTRARDGGV, encoded by the coding sequence ATGCGAAGGCGGACGTTTCTGGCCGGGGCCACCTGCCTCGCGACCCTGCCGCGGCTGGCCCCGGCGCAATCCGTGCCCACGCTGCTGGACGCGGCCCGCGCTTTGGCCGCCCAGCCCTTCGCGCGCGATACCGCGCCGCTGCCCCCGCCCTTCGCGGGGCTGAGCTATGACGCCTATCGCGGCATCCGCCCGATCCCGGGCCGGGCCGCCCTGCTGCCCCATGGCCCGGATTTCGCGGTCGATTTGCTGCCGCCGGGACTGTTTTTCCCCGACCCGGTGCGAATCGACCTTGACCGGGGCGACGGGCCGCAAGAGGTCACACTCACCCCTGACCTGTTCGACTTCGCGCCCCGGTATTTCGACACCATCCCCGCCACCGCCCCCGGCGCGGGGTTCTCGGGCCTGCGCCTGCGCCACCCGCTGAACACCCCGGACGTGCTGGACGAGGTGCTGGTGGTTCAGGGGGCCAGCTATTTCCGCGCCATCGGGCAGGCGATGGTCTACGGCCTCTCGGCCCGCGCGGTCGCCCTCGGCACCGGCGGGGCAGGGCCGGAGGAATTCCCCCGCTTCACCCATCTGCGTCTGCACCCGGCCAGGGACGGCACCGTTCGGCTGGAGGCGGTGATCGACAGCCCGTCGCTGGCCGGGCATCTCGACATGGTCCTGCGCCCCGGTGAAGACACGGTTTGCGACGTGGCCGTGACCCTGCTGCCGCGCCGCGAGATCGCCGATATCGGCATCGCCCCGCTGACCTCGATGTATCTCAAGGGCCCGCTGCGCGCCGCAGTCAGCGACGATTTCCGTCCCCGCGTCCATGACAGCGACGTGCTGCGCATCGAGAACGGCGCGGGCGAGACGCTCTGGCGTCCCATCGCCAACCCCGCCCGTCTGGAAACCTCCGCCTTTCTCGATGACGGGCCGGTCAGCTTCGGCCTGTTCCAGAGCCGGCGGCGGTTCACCGATTTCGAGGATACCGAGGCGCGGTACCACGACCGCCCCGCGGCGGTGGTGCGCCCGTCAGGCGACTGGGGCCGCGGCGCGGTCATGCTGGTGGAGATCCCCACGAGCGACGAGTTCATGGACAATATCGTGGCCTTCTGGCGCCCCGAGGCCCCCCTGACCGCAGGCAGCGAGCACCGCTTCGCCTACAGTCTGACCTGGACGCGCGCGGCCCCGGGCACAGGCCTGCCCCACGCCATCGCCCAAAGCCGCAGTGGCCGCGAACACGACCGCCCGGGCACCCGGCGCTATGTCATCGACATCGCGGGCGACGCCACCGGTCTTGCCCCCGAAATCACGGGGCCGGAGGCGGTTGCGATCACCGGCGTCAGCCTCTTTGCCCTGCCCGAGGGACGCGGCAGCCGCCTGACCTTCCTGCTGATCCCGGGGGAGGCCCGCGCCGCCGACCTGCGCGTGACTTTGGGCGTAAATGGCGCGCCGGTCTGGCTCCACCGCTGGACCCGGGCGCGCGACGGCGGGGTGTAG
- a CDS encoding sulfatase-like hydrolase/transferase, translating into MIPSPLRLGLGALVLHLVLVQPNHPAALTWGALAMFPLELPVILLVLAALPPGRVTAWLRAGLTALLVLIAVLKTADFAMFSALGRGFNPISDMALVEAGLRLSTGAIGPVLTGLAVVAALLAVAGVALAIWWATGVWAGLRLPRRAGLGLGVAAGLAAGVAGAEIGQAMGRWSLPVTPPGAAFTARVGVERMGMARATLADLRAFEIAAATDPLAGRADLLGAIDRDVLVVFVESYGRASLDTPLYAETHRATLAAAEARLGALGLSMRSGLLTAPTRGGQSWLSHATFANGLWVDNQTSYGAALASGRRTLFHLAAEAGFHTAAVMPQITLDWPEADLMGFETVLAAADLGYAGQPFNWVTMPDQFTFAAMDRLLRDRAETRPYFVQMALGSSHAPWVPVPELVPWEAIGDGTIFDPMAAAGDPPDVVWRDRDRVREQYRLALDYALRVVFDYAARHAGDPPLILVLGDHQAAGFVALDERAEVPVHLIGPADLVEVAAGWGWSPGLIPGPEAAPLRMDEMRDLILQSFASQAPPEGES; encoded by the coding sequence ATGATCCCAAGCCCCCTGCGCCTCGGTCTCGGCGCGCTCGTGCTGCATCTGGTGCTGGTGCAACCGAACCATCCGGCGGCCCTGACCTGGGGGGCGCTGGCGATGTTTCCCCTGGAATTGCCGGTGATCCTCCTGGTGCTCGCCGCCCTGCCCCCCGGGCGGGTCACCGCGTGGCTGCGCGCCGGGCTGACGGCGCTGCTGGTGCTGATCGCGGTGCTGAAGACGGCGGATTTCGCGATGTTCTCGGCCCTGGGGCGGGGGTTCAACCCGATCTCGGACATGGCTTTGGTGGAGGCCGGTTTGCGGCTCTCCACCGGGGCGATCGGCCCGGTTCTGACCGGGCTGGCGGTGGTCGCGGCACTGCTGGCGGTGGCGGGCGTGGCCTTGGCGATCTGGTGGGCGACCGGGGTCTGGGCCGGGCTGCGCCTGCCGCGGCGCGCGGGGCTCGGCCTAGGCGTGGCGGCGGGGCTTGCCGCCGGGGTCGCCGGGGCGGAGATCGGGCAGGCCATGGGCCGCTGGTCCCTGCCGGTCACGCCCCCGGGGGCGGCGTTTACCGCCCGCGTCGGGGTCGAGCGGATGGGCATGGCCCGCGCCACCCTCGCCGACTTGCGCGCCTTCGAGATCGCGGCGGCCACGGACCCGCTGGCCGGGCGCGCGGACCTGCTGGGCGCCATCGACCGGGACGTTCTGGTCGTCTTTGTCGAAAGCTACGGGCGCGCCAGCCTCGACACCCCGCTTTATGCCGAGACCCATCGCGCGACCCTGGCGGCGGCCGAGGCGCGGCTCGGGGCGCTGGGGCTGTCCATGCGATCGGGCCTGCTGACCGCGCCCACGCGGGGCGGGCAGAGCTGGCTGAGCCACGCGACCTTTGCCAACGGGCTGTGGGTGGACAACCAGACGAGCTATGGCGCGGCGCTGGCCAGCGGGCGGCGGACGCTGTTTCACCTCGCCGCCGAGGCCGGGTTTCACACCGCCGCGGTGATGCCGCAGATCACCCTGGACTGGCCCGAGGCCGACCTGATGGGGTTCGAGACCGTGCTGGCGGCGGCGGATCTCGGCTATGCCGGGCAGCCCTTCAACTGGGTGACGATGCCGGACCAGTTCACCTTCGCCGCGATGGACCGCCTGCTGCGCGACCGGGCGGAGACGCGGCCCTATTTCGTGCAGATGGCGCTGGGGTCGTCCCATGCGCCCTGGGTGCCGGTGCCCGAGCTGGTGCCGTGGGAGGCAATCGGCGATGGCACGATCTTCGATCCCATGGCGGCGGCGGGCGATCCGCCGGACGTGGTCTGGCGCGACCGCGACCGGGTGCGGGAGCAGTACCGCCTCGCCCTCGACTACGCCCTGCGGGTGGTGTTCGACTACGCCGCGCGGCACGCGGGCGACCCGCCGCTGATCCTGGTGCTGGGCGATCACCAGGCGGCCGGATTCGTGGCGCTGGACGAGCGGGCCGAGGTGCCGGTGCACCTGATCGGACCGGCGGATCTGGTCGAGGTCGCCGCCGGTTGGGGCTGGTCCCCGGGGCTGATCCCGGGGCCGGAGGCCGCGCCCCTGCGGATGGACGAAATGCGCGACCTGATCCTGCAATCCTTCGCCAGCCAGGCGCCCCCGGAGGGCGAGAGTTGA
- a CDS encoding ABC transporter substrate-binding protein, with protein sequence MPKTLTRRTVLGSAAAAAGATALGALPHRARAQSAVSLQLSWLHSSQFAGSYIALDRGWWAEAGLEVSLLPGGPNAPVEPPVVAGTALVGISAADYTAAAVEQGAPFKILGVAMQKNPFVVASLPANPVNEPADLVGKRIGMALANTPVLQALCTLNGVDMGGIDIVPTQYSAQPLLAGEVDCLLCWETDLPVAMAMQGVESLTMLMADHGYAVHSQTYIATEDSLANRRADLVALMSGEARGWDAYRADTDAAAELTLSMYPDAGLDLETQKLQAARQVPLMFSELTDANGFGWWTDETVAANIETLALLGRTVTPDLWDRSILEEVHGA encoded by the coding sequence ATGCCAAAGACCCTCACACGACGGACCGTCCTCGGCAGCGCCGCCGCCGCCGCGGGCGCGACCGCCCTGGGCGCCTTGCCCCACCGCGCCCGGGCCCAATCGGCGGTGAGCCTGCAACTGAGCTGGCTGCATTCGTCGCAATTCGCGGGCAGCTACATCGCGCTCGACCGCGGCTGGTGGGCCGAGGCCGGGCTGGAGGTCTCGCTGCTGCCGGGCGGGCCGAACGCGCCGGTGGAGCCGCCAGTGGTCGCGGGCACGGCACTGGTGGGCATCTCGGCGGCCGATTACACCGCTGCGGCCGTGGAACAGGGCGCGCCCTTCAAGATCCTCGGCGTGGCGATGCAGAAGAACCCCTTTGTCGTCGCCTCCCTGCCCGCCAACCCGGTGAACGAGCCTGCCGACCTGGTGGGCAAGCGGATCGGCATGGCGCTGGCCAACACGCCCGTGTTGCAGGCGCTCTGCACCCTGAACGGGGTGGACATGGGCGGCATCGACATCGTGCCGACCCAGTACTCCGCCCAGCCCCTGCTGGCGGGCGAGGTGGACTGCCTGCTCTGCTGGGAGACCGATCTGCCCGTCGCCATGGCGATGCAGGGGGTCGAGAGCCTGACCATGCTGATGGCCGATCACGGCTATGCGGTGCATTCCCAGACCTATATCGCCACCGAGGACAGCCTTGCCAATCGCCGGGCGGACCTGGTCGCCCTGATGTCCGGGGAGGCGCGCGGCTGGGACGCCTACCGCGCCGATACCGATGCGGCGGCCGAGCTGACCCTGTCGATGTACCCCGATGCAGGCCTCGACCTGGAGACCCAGAAGCTGCAGGCGGCGCGGCAGGTGCCGCTGATGTTCTCGGAGCTGACCGACGCCAACGGCTTCGGCTGGTGGACCGACGAGACGGTGGCCGCCAATATCGAAACCCTCGCCCTGCTGGGCCGGACGGTGACGCCGGACCTGTGGGACCGCTCGATCCTCGAAGAGGTCCATGGCGCCTGA
- a CDS encoding CDP-alcohol phosphatidyltransferase family protein: MPVPGTGGPEDAFALAALLLAALTGLGAALLPGAGPLSVGLALAAFGTGAVIAGRDLRRAYPHGRLGLCNLVTLGRLALTSALLVPLVAGIGAAWPIFAVAGVALALDGVDGWLARKQGLASAFGARFDVEVDAALALILAVNAATGPAGLAAALLGLPRYLFVLAARGLPWMRRDLPERFSRKTVCVLQMGVLIALQAPVLPAALALPLVGLALAALAWSFAVDLRWLWRKRAA, from the coding sequence GTGCCGGTCCCCGGTACGGGGGGGCCGGAGGATGCCTTTGCGCTGGCGGCCCTGTTGCTGGCGGCCCTGACCGGCCTGGGCGCGGCGCTGTTACCCGGGGCCGGGCCGCTGAGCGTGGGGCTGGCGCTGGCCGCGTTCGGGACCGGGGCGGTGATCGCCGGGCGCGACTTGCGGCGGGCCTATCCGCATGGGCGGCTGGGGCTATGCAACCTGGTGACGCTGGGGCGTCTGGCGCTGACCTCGGCCCTGCTGGTCCCGCTCGTGGCGGGGATCGGCGCGGCCTGGCCGATCTTTGCCGTGGCGGGCGTGGCGCTGGCGCTTGACGGGGTGGATGGCTGGCTCGCCCGGAAACAGGGCCTCGCCTCGGCCTTCGGCGCGCGGTTCGATGTGGAGGTCGACGCGGCCCTCGCCCTGATCCTCGCGGTGAACGCGGCCACCGGGCCCGCGGGGCTCGCGGCGGCGCTGCTGGGCCTGCCGCGCTACCTCTTCGTGCTGGCGGCGCGGGGCCTGCCCTGGATGCGTCGCGACCTGCCGGAGCGGTTCAGCCGCAAGACGGTCTGCGTGCTGCAGATGGGCGTTCTGATCGCGCTGCAGGCGCCGGTCCTGCCCGCGGCCCTGGCCCTGCCCCTGGTGGGCCTCGCCCTCGCCGCCCTGGCCTGGTCCTTTGCGGTCGATCTGCGCTGGCTCTGGCGGAAGCGGGCGGCATGA
- a CDS encoding lysylphosphatidylglycerol synthase transmembrane domain-containing protein, translating into MSRPLPRRVLPVLQAALAVGLLALLWRAADGPAALASLKAADWRWLALGLAALSLQTVLSALRWQLTARQFGIALGTGHAIREYYLAQVVNQSLPGGMIGDAGRAVRARAQAGLLASGQAVVFERLAGQIAMFLTLAVGFGVTWALPGGLDWPAWLAGPLALALALGLALPLLIRGAARLPGATGRAAAGLRATVRRALMSGAALPGQIWLSLGTTLCNLAAFAVCARAVGVDLGPGAVAALVPLILVTMLIPLSISGWGLREGAAAALLPLAGATASGGLAASVAFGLTFAVASLPGIALIWAAPRPPVPRSGQP; encoded by the coding sequence TTGAGCCGCCCCCTGCCCCGCCGGGTCTTGCCGGTCCTGCAGGCAGCGCTGGCGGTCGGGCTGCTGGCGCTGCTCTGGCGGGCGGCGGACGGGCCCGCGGCGCTGGCCAGCCTGAAGGCCGCCGATTGGCGCTGGCTGGCGCTGGGGCTCGCGGCGCTGAGCCTGCAGACGGTGCTCTCGGCCCTGCGCTGGCAGCTGACGGCGCGGCAGTTCGGCATCGCCCTGGGCACCGGGCACGCGATCCGGGAATACTACCTCGCGCAAGTGGTCAACCAGTCCCTGCCCGGCGGCATGATCGGCGATGCAGGCCGCGCGGTGCGGGCGCGGGCGCAGGCGGGCCTGCTGGCCTCGGGGCAGGCGGTGGTGTTCGAGCGGCTGGCGGGCCAGATCGCGATGTTCCTGACGCTGGCGGTGGGGTTTGGGGTGACCTGGGCGCTGCCCGGCGGGCTCGACTGGCCCGCATGGCTGGCCGGGCCGCTGGCCCTGGCGCTGGCCCTGGGCCTCGCCCTGCCCCTGCTGATCCGGGGGGCTGCGCGTCTGCCGGGGGCCACGGGGCGCGCGGCGGCGGGCCTGCGGGCGACGGTCCGCAGGGCGCTGATGTCCGGCGCGGCCCTGCCCGGGCAGATCTGGCTCAGCCTCGGGACGACCCTGTGCAACCTCGCGGCCTTTGCCGTCTGCGCCCGCGCCGTGGGCGTCGATCTCGGCCCCGGGGCGGTCGCGGCCCTGGTGCCGCTGATCCTCGTGACCATGCTCATCCCGCTCAGCATCTCGGGCTGGGGCCTGCGCGAGGGCGCGGCGGCGGCCCTGCTGCCGCTCGCGGGCGCCACGGCCAGCGGCGGGCTGGCGGCGAGCGTGGCCTTCGGGCTGACCTTCGCAGTCGCCAGCTTGCCCGGCATCGCCCTGATCTGGGCCGCGCCGCGCCCGCCCGTGCCTCGATCCGGGCAGCCCTGA
- a CDS encoding ABC transporter permease — MSAVATAPRARAGRGQNRGTWIGLILILALWELSGRLLVDSFVLASPSETLRYLVEDWRLMSRALGVTLSNAAAGFVIGNLAAVLLAGIAILWPRSERVVTGLALLVFCLPLVATGPILRVFFGPGSGPQIVLAALAVYYTTLIPLLVGLRAAPDSWFDLVRSYGRGRMAALVHVRLMAALPYLFAGLQIAAPAAFLGAMVGEFTGAERGMGVLTVRAIRALDVEMTWGLATVATAVAILAYLAIGAVARRVLLEAPPVILAAPAASGRSRPALDAGLVVALALAGWAGAIWLFGLNPFFAKGPLDVAEALIWAADAPQTRATIGAALAETAVFLLPGYLAGLAAGAGLAILLVLVPAIAGTAMPLAIALRSVPIVTTAPLIVLLLGRGAVGTITLVAVMVFFPSFVACLHGLRQAPGQVMDVFDSYAAGPVARLMRVRIPAMLPAFFAAARMAVPASVLAVTVVEWLATGAGIGSLMALSASLSDYDMLWSSVVLVSALSALGYAAVGVVERRVLATYAPEQLA; from the coding sequence ATGAGTGCGGTGGCAACGGCCCCCCGGGCGCGGGCCGGGCGGGGGCAAAACCGGGGGACGTGGATCGGGCTGATCCTCATCCTCGCGCTCTGGGAGCTGTCCGGGCGGCTTCTGGTCGATTCCTTCGTGCTCGCCAGCCCGAGCGAGACCCTGCGCTACCTGGTCGAGGACTGGCGGCTGATGTCCCGCGCGCTCGGTGTGACCCTGTCGAACGCGGCGGCGGGCTTCGTGATCGGCAACCTGGCGGCGGTGCTGCTGGCCGGTATCGCGATCCTCTGGCCGCGCAGCGAACGGGTGGTGACGGGTCTGGCCCTGCTGGTCTTCTGCCTGCCGCTGGTGGCGACGGGGCCGATCCTGCGGGTGTTCTTCGGCCCCGGCTCCGGTCCGCAGATCGTTCTGGCGGCTCTTGCGGTCTATTACACCACGCTGATCCCCCTGCTGGTGGGGCTGCGCGCCGCACCCGACAGCTGGTTCGACCTGGTGCGCAGTTACGGGCGCGGGCGGATGGCCGCCCTGGTGCATGTGCGGCTGATGGCGGCCCTGCCCTACCTTTTTGCCGGGTTGCAGATCGCCGCCCCCGCCGCGTTCCTCGGCGCCATGGTCGGCGAGTTCACCGGAGCCGAGCGCGGCATGGGCGTGCTGACCGTGCGCGCGATCCGGGCGCTGGATGTGGAGATGACCTGGGGGCTGGCCACGGTGGCCACGGCGGTGGCGATCCTCGCCTATCTCGCGATCGGGGCCGTGGCACGCCGGGTGTTGCTGGAGGCGCCGCCGGTGATCCTCGCCGCCCCCGCCGCAAGCGGGCGCAGCCGCCCGGCGCTGGATGCCGGGCTGGTCGTCGCGCTCGCCCTGGCGGGCTGGGCCGGGGCGATCTGGCTCTTCGGGCTGAACCCGTTTTTCGCCAAGGGGCCGCTGGACGTGGCCGAGGCCCTGATATGGGCCGCCGACGCGCCGCAGACGCGCGCCACCATCGGCGCCGCCCTGGCCGAGACGGCGGTCTTCCTGCTGCCCGGCTACCTCGCCGGGCTGGCCGCGGGGGCGGGGCTTGCCATCCTGCTGGTGCTGGTCCCCGCGATCGCGGGGACCGCGATGCCCCTGGCCATTGCCCTGCGCTCGGTCCCGATCGTGACCACCGCGCCGCTCATCGTGCTGCTCCTGGGGCGCGGGGCAGTGGGGACCATCACGCTGGTGGCGGTCATGGTATTCTTTCCCAGCTTCGTCGCCTGCCTGCACGGGTTGCGGCAAGCCCCGGGCCAGGTGATGGACGTGTTCGACAGCTATGCCGCCGGGCCGGTCGCGCGGCTGATGCGGGTGCGCATCCCGGCGATGCTGCCAGCGTTCTTCGCCGCGGCGCGCATGGCGGTGCCGGCCTCGGTCCTCGCCGTGACGGTGGTGGAATGGCTGGCCACCGGCGCGGGCATCGGCAGCCTCATGGCGCTGTCGGCCTCCCTGTCGGATTACGACATGCTGTGGTCCTCGGTCGTGCTGGTCTCGGCCCTCTCGGCGCTCGGCTACGCCGCCGTGGGCGTGGTGGAGCGGCGCGTCCTCGCCACCTACGCGCCGGAGCAGCTGGCATGA
- a CDS encoding ABC transporter ATP-binding protein, with the protein MAPDHAPTPPPEVACIALAKTFPGGTEAVRPLDLSFAAGQTTALVGPSGCGKSTVLRLVAGLESPSAGRIEIAGAPPAETLRRAGLSVAFQDPSLLPWRSVRGNIELALGLARRPVEAGEVDQLIRLVGLDGFAETRPAELSGGMRQRAAIARALATRPGLLLLDEPFGAVDELTRRQLAQDLPRIWEARGTTTLLVTHSVTEAVALSDRVIVLSPRPAEVVADIAIDLPRPRPEGVAQTDAAMALIEQVFAALSEGMARRQRPLAAQ; encoded by the coding sequence ATGGCGCCTGACCACGCCCCCACACCGCCGCCGGAGGTCGCCTGCATCGCGCTCGCCAAGACCTTTCCCGGCGGGACGGAGGCGGTGCGCCCGCTCGACCTGAGCTTTGCGGCGGGGCAGACCACGGCGCTGGTCGGCCCGTCGGGCTGCGGCAAGTCGACGGTGCTGCGCCTGGTGGCGGGGCTGGAAAGCCCCAGCGCGGGCCGGATCGAGATCGCGGGCGCCCCCCCGGCGGAGACCCTGCGCCGCGCGGGCCTGTCGGTGGCGTTCCAGGACCCTTCGCTGCTGCCCTGGCGCAGCGTGCGCGGCAATATCGAGCTGGCCCTGGGTCTGGCGCGGCGGCCCGTGGAGGCGGGCGAGGTCGACCAGCTGATCCGGCTGGTGGGGCTCGACGGCTTCGCCGAGACCCGGCCCGCGGAGCTGTCGGGCGGCATGCGGCAGCGCGCGGCGATTGCCCGGGCGCTGGCCACGCGGCCGGGGCTGCTGCTGCTCGACGAGCCGTTCGGGGCGGTGGATGAGCTGACCCGCCGCCAACTGGCCCAGGACCTGCCCCGGATCTGGGAGGCGCGGGGCACCACGACCCTGCTGGTGACCCATTCCGTGACCGAGGCCGTGGCCCTGTCGGACCGGGTGATCGTGCTCTCGCCCCGCCCGGCGGAGGTCGTGGCCGACATCGCCATCGACCTGCCCCGCCCGCGCCCCGAGGGCGTGGCGCAGACCGACGCGGCCATGGCCCTGATCGAGCAGGTCTTCGCCGCCCTGTCGGAGGGCATGGCCCGGCGGCAAAGACCGCTCGCCGCCCAATGA
- a CDS encoding cytochrome b, producing the protein MSQAETRYRAPARLFHWGMAVLILATIPVGVVMVQEGLPRPLQNSLFIFHKNVGVLLLLLVLARLAYRLWRPPAPLPPSVTGMQRTAAHLSHLALYTLLIVMPVAGYVRVKAGGFPIETLDALGVPSLVPRSDALAELAKTVHYLGSYAIAALIALHVCAAAYHGIAKRDGIFSRMWPPFGGTVD; encoded by the coding sequence ATGTCACAAGCCGAAACCCGTTATCGCGCCCCGGCCCGGCTGTTTCACTGGGGCATGGCGGTTCTGATCCTCGCCACGATCCCCGTGGGCGTCGTCATGGTCCAGGAGGGGTTGCCGCGGCCGCTCCAGAACAGCCTGTTCATCTTTCACAAGAATGTGGGCGTTCTGCTGCTGCTTCTGGTGCTGGCGCGGCTGGCCTATCGCCTGTGGCGGCCGCCTGCGCCGCTGCCGCCTTCGGTGACGGGGATGCAGCGGACCGCCGCGCACCTGTCCCACCTCGCGCTCTATACACTTCTGATCGTGATGCCCGTAGCGGGTTATGTCCGGGTCAAGGCAGGGGGCTTCCCGATCGAGACCCTCGATGCGCTCGGCGTGCCGTCGCTGGTGCCGCGCTCCGACGCGCTGGCCGAACTGGCCAAGACCGTGCACTACCTCGGCAGCTACGCCATCGCCGCCCTGATCGCCCTGCATGTCTGCGCCGCCGCATATCACGGCATTGCCAAGCGCGACGGCATCTTTTCGCGCATGTGGCCGCCCTTTGGCGGGACGGTTGACTAG
- the mdoH gene encoding glucans biosynthesis glucosyltransferase MdoH, with protein sequence MSLVEPISRAWRVDAGWPGPRAAGLGLALGLTLAIVAGFATSVTDWTPGALLALPLVMLGAVWIAGGAATALLGLALRPDPEPPVPAGWRPASRTALLVTLCKEDPAPLAAHLVALRAGLDRVGLDAGAHIFVLSDTSGAAAIAAEEAAFAPLIEAGTVTYRRRAENTGRKPGNIADWLAVHGDRFEHMMVLDADSRMSPDRIRRMIHRMDRTPALGLLQAGLALVPGRTRFGRHQRTGVRLLSRGFGRGFAAWTGDSGNYWGHNAIMRVAAFRSAAALPVLPGRAPFGGALLSHDFIEAAWIRRAGWAVALDPDMTGSAEDAPQTLAAFHARDRRWCQGNLQHLRLLAAPGLDPVSRLHLLMGVLSYLVAPVWLVLIALIALGLVPVAGALPLLVAALVLLIPKLCALVEGLCRSRSWARRAVILRAWVGELATSTLIAPLVMLRQAGAVLAVCLGRDCGWKTARRAGPTLPCGTVEAVAGAALVTLAVATSGSAALWLAPVALPLCCAPLIVPVLDRAA encoded by the coding sequence ATGTCGCTGGTCGAACCGATTTCCCGTGCATGGCGTGTCGATGCCGGCTGGCCCGGCCCGCGCGCCGCTGGCCTTGGGCTGGCCCTGGGTCTGACGCTGGCCATCGTGGCGGGCTTTGCCACCAGTGTCACCGACTGGACCCCCGGGGCGCTGCTGGCGCTGCCGTTGGTGATGCTCGGCGCGGTCTGGATCGCGGGCGGGGCGGCGACAGCCCTTCTGGGGCTTGCCCTGCGCCCGGACCCGGAACCGCCCGTGCCCGCGGGCTGGCGCCCGGCCAGCCGCACCGCCCTCCTGGTGACCCTGTGCAAGGAAGACCCCGCGCCGCTGGCCGCCCATCTCGTCGCCCTGCGCGCGGGCCTCGACCGGGTGGGGCTGGACGCAGGCGCACATATCTTCGTGCTGTCGGACACCTCCGGCGCCGCCGCAATCGCCGCGGAGGAGGCCGCCTTCGCCCCGCTGATCGAAGCGGGGACCGTCACCTACCGCAGGAGGGCCGAGAATACCGGGCGTAAACCGGGCAATATCGCCGACTGGCTGGCGGTTCATGGGGACCGGTTCGAGCATATGATGGTGCTCGACGCCGACAGCCGGATGAGCCCCGACCGCATCCGCCGCATGATCCACCGGATGGACCGGACCCCCGCTCTGGGCCTTTTGCAGGCAGGCCTCGCACTGGTGCCGGGCCGCACCCGGTTCGGCCGCCACCAGCGGACGGGCGTGCGCCTTCTGTCCCGGGGCTTCGGGCGCGGGTTCGCCGCCTGGACCGGCGACAGCGGCAATTACTGGGGCCATAACGCGATCATGCGCGTCGCGGCCTTCCGCAGCGCCGCCGCCCTGCCGGTCCTGCCCGGGCGCGCGCCCTTCGGCGGCGCGCTGCTGAGCCATGATTTCATCGAAGCCGCCTGGATCCGCCGCGCGGGCTGGGCCGTGGCGCTGGACCCGGACATGACCGGCAGCGCCGAGGACGCGCCCCAGACCCTGGCCGCCTTCCACGCGCGCGACCGCCGCTGGTGCCAGGGCAACCTGCAACACCTGCGCCTGCTGGCTGCGCCCGGGCTGGACCCGGTCAGCCGCCTGCACCTGCTCATGGGGGTCCTGAGCTACCTCGTGGCCCCGGTCTGGCTGGTCCTGATCGCGCTGATCGCCCTGGGGCTGGTGCCCGTGGCCGGGGCGCTGCCCCTGCTGGTCGCGGCGCTGGTGCTGCTGATCCCCAAGCTCTGCGCGCTGGTCGAAGGCCTCTGCCGCAGTCGCAGCTGGGCGCGCCGGGCGGTGATCCTGCGGGCCTGGGTGGGCGAGCTTGCGACCTCCACCCTGATCGCGCCGCTGGTGATGCTGCGCCAGGCGGGGGCTGTCCTGGCGGTCTGCCTGGGCCGCGATTGCGGCTGGAAGACCGCGCGCCGGGCCGGGCCCACCCTGCCGTGCGGCACGGTGGAGGCGGTGGCGGGCGCGGCCCTCGTGACCCTCGCCGTGGCCACCTCCGGCAGCGCGGCCCTGTGGCTCGCCCCCGTGGCGCTGCCGCTCTGCTGCGCGCCGCTGATCGTGCCGGTCCTCGACCGGGCGGCGTGA